One Oryza brachyantha chromosome 3, ObraRS2, whole genome shotgun sequence DNA segment encodes these proteins:
- the LOC102720593 gene encoding origin of replication complex subunit 5 gives MSQPVTPRRTTRSSASASPSPSAASASPSSPPKSRPKPSPRRQLLSAAAAATATGKEGGSPDDALLDALPGRRAQAMELLRLLAPAPALPLMLHGGAATGKTRALLLALRHLRPSQRLVYAALRSLPSPRALFASLLSQLSATSFFTSSRQRLSDKPSDFVAALRDALAGVVSQGEVVYLVFDNLEVVRSWDKGSQLLPLLLRLHDLLQLPQVVLVYVSSATPDAYYSMTGSVEPNYVYFPGYTVDEVRDILMHGHPNPKLYSSFLSVALKPLFRVTRRVDELSAVLEPLFRRYCEPLGNLKAVPDEGMKRRLFENVQPHLAVALNETFSVPMRASMVEIKGGGSAAKGSAKRQFAGRDGLSSELDFHMSVSAKYLLLSAFLASRNPATLDAALFDSTGGSDNRKRKRKSSQASINMKDTIVEEMLMKGPGTFPLERLLAIFHCITSVSEDILDEVECPENMASESGTTGLMSDVLLQLSTLCNSNFLSKSRSCPLEGSARYRSNIDEDLALKVARSVNFPLSKYMYRR, from the exons ATGTCCCAGCCCGTCACGCCCCGCCGCACCACCCGCTCCTCCGCGTCCgcgtccccctccccctctgctgcatccgcctcgccgtcgtccccgccCAAATCCAGGCCCAAACCCTCGCCCAGACGGCAGCTcctctcggccgccgccgccgccaccgccaccgggaAGGAGGGCGGATCCCCCGACGACGCTCTCCTCGACGCGCTGCCCGGTCGCCGCGCGCAGGCGATGGAACTCCTCCGGCTcctcgcgccggcgccggccctCCCCTTGATgctccacggcggcgccgccaccggcaaGACGCGCGCCCTCCTCCTGGCGCTGCGGCACCTCCGCCCCAGCCAGCGCCTCGTTTACGCCGCGCTCCGTTCCCTACCATCCCCTCGCGCACTCTTcgcttctctcctctcccagcTCAGCGCAACGTCATTCTTCACCTCATCTCGCCAGCGCCTCTCTGACAAGCCCTCCgacttcgtcgccgccctccgcgacGCCCTTGCCGGCGTCGTCTCCCAGGGCGAGGTCGTGTATCTAGTGTTTGACAACTTGGAAGTTGTTAGGAGCTGGGATAAGGGCAGCCagcttctccctctcctcctccgcctccacgaTCTCCTCCAGTTACCGCAGGTTGTGCTCGTGTATGTGAGCAGTGCGACACCTGATGCGTATTACTCCATGACTGGCTCTGTTGAGCCAAATTATGTTTACTTTCCGGGTTATACAGTGGATGAAGTTCGCGACATTCTGATGCACGGCCATCCTAACCCGAAGCTCTACTCATCCTTCCTTAG TGTGGCACTGAAGCCATTATTTCGCGTGACCCGAAGAGTGGATGAGCTTTCTGCAGTGCTGGAACCACTTTTCAGGAGGTACTGTGAGCCACTGGGTAACTTGAAGGCAGTTCCTGATGAAGGTATGAAGAGGAGGTTGTTTGAAAATGTTCAGCCACATCTGGCAGTTGCGTTGAATGAGACATTCAGTGTCCCCATGCGAGCTTCCATGGTTGAAATCAAGGGTGGTGGTTCTGCTGCCAAAGGCAGTGCTAAAAGACAGTTTGCTGGTAGAGATGGTCTCTCCAGTGAACTGGACTTCCATATGTCTGTTTCTGCCAAGTACCTCCTGCTGTCTGCTTTTTTGGCTTCAAGGAACCCTGCTACTCTTGATGCAGCTTTGTTTGATTCCACTGGAGGATCAGATAACCGTAAACGCAAGAGAAA GAGCTCCCAGGCTTCAATTAACATGAAGGACACCATAGTTGAAGAGATGCTTATGAAAGGGCCAGGCACATTTCCACTTGAGAGGCTCTTGGCTATATTTCACTGCATCACATCTGTGTCAGAAGATATACTTGATGAAGTTGAATGCCCTGAGAATATGGCAAGTGAAAGTGGAACGACTGGTTTGATGTCGGATGTTCTGCTACAGCTGTCAACATTGTGCAATTCTAATTTCCTCTCGAAAAGCCGGAGCTGCCCATTAGAAGGGTCAGCTAGATACCGTTCAAATATTGATGAAGATTTAGCTCTCAAG GTTGCCAGGAGTGTGAATTTTCCCCTCTCAAAGTATATGTACAGAAGATAA
- the LOC102705611 gene encoding probable receptor-like protein kinase At5g61350 translates to MFLMPPSAKMARSRRSMLGWKRVPSFFIIFILPITHIATTYAIASQADRFIPRDNYLLSCGAPAAVQLDDGRVFRSDPDSASFLSTPVDIKITARNSLASGAPSSPLYLTARVFSDISTYSFFISQPGRHWIRLHFLPIPDDHYNLTTATFSVSTDDMVLLHDFSFTATPPNPVLREYIVATQGDTLKIIFTPKKASIAFINAIEVVSAPPSLIPNTTTGLAPQGQVDISNNALQVVYRLNMGGPLVTAFNDTLGRMWLPDAPFLKLEAAAKAAWVPPRTIKYPDDKTNTPLIAPANIYSTAQQMALTNTTDARFNVTWEMVTETGFNYFVRLHFCDIVSKALNSLYFNVYINGMMGVLNLDLSSLTMGLAVPYFRDFIIDSSSIINSTLIVQIGPGTTDTSNPNAILNGLEIMKISNQANSLDGLFSPKRSSQLGKKIMTGIGLAMLVMVAALAIVMCCRRRHRPGWQKTNSFQPWFLPLNSTQSSFMSTCSRLSSRNRFGSTRTKSGFSSIFASSAYGLGRYFTFVEIQKATKNFEEKAIIGVGGFGKVYLGILEDGTKLAIKRGNPSSDQGMNEFLTEIQMLSKLRHRHLVSLIGCCDENNEMILVYEFMSNGPLRDHLYGGTDIKPLSWKQRLEISIGAAKGLHYLHTGAAQGIIHRDVKTTNILLDENFVAKVADFGLSKAAPSLEQTHVSTAVKGSFGYLDPEYFRRQQLTEKSDVYSFGVVLFEVLCARPAINPALPRDQVNLAEWALTWHRKGELNKIIDPHISGQIRSDSLEIFAEAAEKCLADYGVDRPSMGDVLWKLEFALQLQEKGDIVDGTSNQFPMKSLEVTNGDVMEKSGNVVPSYVQGR, encoded by the coding sequence ATGTTTCTGATGCCACCTTCAGCAAAGATGGCAAGAAGCAGAAGAAGCATGCTTGGGTGGAAGAGAGTACCATCgttcttcatcatcttcataCTTCCGATCACTCATATAGCCACCACCTATGCAATTGCATCACAAGCAGATAGATTCATACCCCGTGACAATTACCTTCTCAGCTGTGGGGCGCCTGCTGCTGTGCAGCTTGATGATGGCAGGGTGTTCCGTTCTGATCCCGATTCAGCATCTTTTCTCTCCACCCCAGTGGACATCAAGATTACTGCTAGGAACTCCCTGGCTTCAGGTGCACCATCATCCCCACTTTACCTTACAGCAAGAGTTTTCTCTGATATCTCTACCTATAGCTTCTTCATTTCCCAACCTGGTCGCCATTGGATCCGTCTCCATTTTTTACCAATCCCTGATGACCATTACAACCTCACTACAGCTACATTCTCTGTCTCCACTGATGACATGGTTCTTCTTCACGACTTCTCCTTTACAGCCACTCCTCCTAACCCTGTACTTAGGGAGTACATTGTTGCAACACAGGGAGACACCTTAAAGATCATTTTTACCCCCAAAAAAGCCTCGATAGCATTCATCAATGCCATTGAGGTTGTTTCAGCTCCTCCAAGCCTTATTCCAAATACCACCACCGGTTTGGCTCCTCAGGGCCAAGTTGACATCTCCAACAACGCGTTGCAGGTTGTCTACCGGCTGAACATGGGGGGACCATTGGTTACAGCCTTCAATGACACACTAGGTAGAATGTGGCTGCCAGATGCACCATTTCTCAAACTTGAGGCGGCAGCAAAGGCAGCCTGGGTTCCTCCTAGAACCATAAAGTACCCAGATGACAAGACCAACACACCCCTCATTGCTCCAGCAAATATCTACTCAACCGCACAACAGATGGCCTTAACAAACACAACGGATGCAAGATTCAATGTAACATGGGAAATGGTGACTGAGACAGGATTCAACTACTTCGTCCGGCTACATTTCTGTGACATTGTCAGTAAGGCACTCAACAGCCTCTACTTCAATGTATACATAAATGGCATGATGGGTGTCCTCAACCTCGACTTGTCAAGCCTGACAATGGGGCTTGCAGTACCCTACTTCAGAGACTTCATCATTGACTCCTCCAGCATCATCAACTCCACCCTCATAGTACAAATTGGTCCAGGCACAACTGACACCAGCAATCCCAATGCCATTCTTAATGGCCTTGAGATCATGAAAATAAGCAACCAAGCAAACAGCTTAGATGGGCTCTTTTCACCAAAAAGAAGTTCACAGCTTGGTAAGAAGATAATGACTGGCATAGGGCTTGCAATGTTAGTAATGGTCGCCGCTCTGGCTATAGTCATGTGCTGCAGGCGTCGTCATAGACCTGGATGGCAGAAGACAAATAGCTTCCAGCCTTGGTTCCTTCCACTCAACTCCACACAGTCAAGCTTCATGAGCACCTGCAGCAGGCTGAGCTCCAGAAATCGTTTTGGCTCTACAAGGACCAAAAGTGGGTTTTCGAGTATCTTTGCATCTAGCGCATATGGATTGGGACGCTACTTCACCTTTGTAGAAATTCAGAAAGCCACAAAAAACTTTGAAGAAAAGGCTATTATTGGAGTTGGTGGGTTTGGAAAAGTTTATCTTGGCATTCTTGAGGATGGGACAAAGCTGGCTATCAAACGAGGCAATCCATCTTCTGATCAAGGTATGAACGAGTTCTTGACTGAGATTCAAATGTTATCAAAGCTTCGCCATCGTCACCTAGTTTCACTTATCGGTTGCTGTGATGAGAACAATGAGATGATCCTGGTTTATGAGTTCATGTCAAATGGTCCACTCAGGGATCATTTATATGGTGGCACAGACATCAAACCTCTCTCCTGGAAGCAACGGCTGGAAATCAGCATTGGGGCAGCAAAGGGCCTGCATTATCTTCATACCGGTGCAGCTCAGGGCATAATTCACCGTGATGTTAAGACCACCAATATACTGCttgatgaaaattttgtagcCAAAGTTGCAGATTTTGGCTTATCAAAAGCTGCTCCATCCCTTGAGCAAACTCATGTAAGCACAGCTGTCAAAGGAAGTTTCGGGTATCTTGATCCAGAGTACTTCAGACGTCAACAGTTGACAGAGAAGTCCGATGTATACTCTTTTGGAGTGGTGCTATTTGAAGTATTGTGTGCAAGGCCAGCCATCAATCCAGCACTTCCAAGAGACCAGGTGAACCTTGCCGAATGGGCTCTTACATGGCACCGCAAGGGAGAGctgaataaaataattgatccCCACATTTCAGGGCAAATCCGTTCTGATTCACTTGAAATATTTGCCGAGGCCGCTGAGAAATGCCTTGCTGACTATGGTGTAGACCGCCCATCGATGGGTGACGTATTATGGAAACTCGAATTTGCCTTGCAACTTCAAGAGAAGGGTGACATCGTTGATGGAACCAGCAATCAGTTCCCAATGAAGAGCTTAGAAGTGACAAATGGCGATGTCATGGAGAAATCTGGGAATGTAGTTCCATCTTATGTCCaaggaagatga
- the LOC102705894 gene encoding transcription factor bHLH110-like, protein MVKEEKIITEAAGARGYMDMLGLGEEADYLMCMSPSSYLSSPAASTTTAVASPTCGSYLAPPLYHQLVSFGGQDQYHGGDVFGFQYYGGDHVIPAVVPQKSSPTTECSSSVSSMSSSPTATAISSSKSQAFKKKKGSRGCDQMKTTAPAAAPTTNKRPRVRRERLGERIIALQQLVSPFGKSDTASVLHEALGYIRFLHDQVQVLSSPYMERLPPSARVPLQESSAGGVAAAAVAEAAPPRPSDLRSRGLCLVPVSCTEHVAGTGHGGNGADLWSVAAGMAKATATVTAAVERSKEAAVAALLRGDRPGQQLA, encoded by the exons ATGGTGAAGGAAGAGAAGATCATCACAGAGGCAGCAGGAGCAAGAGGCTACATGGACATGCTcgggcttggagaggaggccgACTACTTGATGTGCATGTCTCCTTCCTCCTACCTGTCTTCTCCCGCTGCTTCTACCACCACAGCTGTGGCTTCTCCTACCTGTGGCTCCTACCTGGCTCCTCCCCTCTATCACCAACTCGTCAGCTTCGGTGGTCAAGATCAGTACCACGGTGGCGACGTCTTTGGCTTCCAGTATTACGGCGGCGATCATGTAATTCCGGCGGTGGTTCCACAGAAGTCCAGCCCAACCACAGAGTGCTCCTCCTCCGTGTCCTCCatgtcgtcctcgccgacggcCACCGCCATTTCCAGCTCTAAGTCACAGGCCTTCAAG aagaagaaggggtCGAGAGGTTGTGATCAGATGAAGACCACCgctcctgctgctgccccAACCACAAACAAGAGGCCCAGG GTGAGGAGGGAGAGGCTCGGAGAGAGGATCATAGCGCTGCAGCAGCTCGTTTCTCCGTTCGGGAAG TCTGATACGGCTTCCGTTCTTCACGAGGCGCTGGGATACATACGCTTCCTGCATGACCAGGTTCAG GTCCTGAGCTCGCCGTACATGGAGCGCCTGCCGCCCTCTGCGCGCGTCCCG CTGCAGGAgagctcggccggcggcgtggcggcggcggcggtggcggaggccgCGCCTCCGCGGCCGAGCGACCTGAGGAGCCGTGGGCTGTGCCTGGTGCCGGTCTCGTGCACCGAGCACGTCGCCGGCACCGGccacggcggcaacggcgccgaCCTCtggtcggtggcggcgggcatggcgaaggcgacggcgacggtgacggccgCCGTGGAGAGGAGCAAGGAGGCCGCCGTTGCCGCATTGCTGCGTGGTGATCGTCCCGGGCAGCAGCTGGCCTAA